A genomic window from Camelus ferus isolate YT-003-E chromosome X, BCGSAC_Cfer_1.0, whole genome shotgun sequence includes:
- the LDOC1 gene encoding protein LDOC1, with protein MVDELVLLLHALLMRHRALSIENSQLMEQLRLLVCERATLLRQVRPPSCPVPFPETFNGESSRLPEFIVQTASYMLVNENRFCNDAMKVAFLISLLTGEAEEWVVPYIEMDSPILGDYRAFLDEMKQCFGWDDDEEDDDEDEEDDY; from the coding sequence ATGGTGGACgagctggtgctgctgctgcacGCTCTCCTGATGCGGCACCGAGCCTTGAGCATCGAGAACAGCCAGCTCATGGAACAGCTGCGGCTGCTGGTGTGCGAGAGGGCCACCCTACTGCGCCAGGTACGTCCGCCGAGCTGCCCGGTGCCCTTCCCCGAAACGTTTAACGGCGAGAGCTCCCGGCTCCCCGAGTTTATCGTGCAGACGGCTTCTTACATGCTCGTCAACGAGAACCGATTCTGCAACGACGCCATGAAGGTGGCATTCCTAATCAGCCTGCTCACCGGGGAAGCCGAGGAGTGGGTGGTGCCCTACATTGAGATGGATAGCCCCATCCTAGGTGACTACCGGGCATTCCTTGATGAGATGAAACAGTGTTTTGGCTGGGATGACGACGAAGAAGACGACGACGAAGATGAAGAAGACGATTACTAG